AGTAGCACAGACATTGCGTTTGATCCGATCGCAATTCACGATCTGGACCTACATCACAGATTGATTTCTTGACATGATCTTGAAGATCAAAAATTGGGCCGAGCTTTGAgccattttggaaaatatttttcagcgCCCGCACAGCTGTCATTTTATTAAAGTAACTTATCTCGACCGTCACCGTTCCATCACACTCCACtgaatggaaatgaaattaagTTTGCGCGTGACGCAACCAGGAAATGAAACACTAAAATTAGTCACGTGACGCAACTGTGCCATATCCATTGAATGCGGAGTGTGGTGCAAGGTGAATGTCGAGGTTAACGGATGCAAAGGTGCTCTGATTTGAGTTTATACGTTGGGTATGTCAGTGGAATCGATTAGATGGGGGGAAGGGAATAAATTTGTCAATGCGGGGCAGGTGATTGGTTGCACGTTTTACAGCAAAATGCTTTCGGTTAAAGTTGAGGGGAAcagtcaaaatattattttcgattCGATAACCCGGCCGTTGCACAATCATTTCGACGAGATGGAAACTAGGACAGTACCAACCAGGACAGAAACAGCAAGGCCACCCATAAAAATAGCTTTGACACAAATTGTTCGTCTTCGAGTTGGGCCGTGCCACTGACTGCTGAAACAAAGaaagagaaaacatttttatctgCCGTCATTCCGCCAACGGGCATGAACACAATCCGAACACTTACACGGCGCTCGTGGTTCGCCGATGTTGAATGTTTGTGTGAAAAAGCCGAACGGAAATGCACCAATGCCGAACGACATGCTGAAACTGGAATCGCCGAAACCGAATCCCTGAAAGCCGGGCTGTGGTTCCGGTTCGACACGTTGACCGGCTGGTCGTGGCGGAACTTTCGTTCGCGGATCTTGTTGATTCGTACTGCCGCGTCCGTACAATGGAATGACCTTCTCTTTGCTTATTGCCGCTTTGCACACGGGACACAACTGTCGGGTCGGACGCGTCTCCAACCATTGATGCAGGCATGGCCAGCAAAACAAATGGCCGCACAAACTGACAACGGCATCTTTGGCCGTGTCCAAGCATATGTTGCACTCAAATATTGAGTCGTCCTTTTTGTCGTCTCCGTCGGTTTTGCTCTTTTCACTCGGTTCAGACTCTGTGGAGGTGGTAGGACTAGGCTCTGTTTCCATGGTTGCCGTAACGCTGCTTGGATTCAATGGCGATGTGGAAGTTGAAGGTGACGCCATTGTTAACTGTAATTGAAAGCAATTGTAATTCAGAGAAGGTTTACGTGAAACGGATCAATGGAGGGGATGTTGGGCCAGAACTTTGCTTTCAGTATATTTACGGGAATCAATTGCTAACGTTGATTTCATCGTTCAGTGGACGGTATTCATTCCTTGCAATTTCAATATGAGGAAGAGAGATCTCCCTGTATTGAGGATGGATACCCTGTGCTGTAGACAATTTTATCTTTCACGGGACGATATTATccgaaagaatttttcttgttatgcgAAACATACTCATCCACTTCTACCTactatcccaacaaaaatctcttcgagaaaagtgtgacgcagtctttgaagtaaaaattctaaaatgaatgatatcgctagagttgacgctttcagcttcgttacgcaaaaatttaattttacaccaaattttagttcaaacaagctggcttattTGAcgataatcaaaaatttggcgaaatttgaaaatttgacgaaattcgaaaatttgacgaaaatcgaaaatttaacgaaattcgaaaatttgacgaaattcgaaatttgacgaaattcgaaaatctgacgaaaatcgaaaatttgacgaaattcgaaaatttgacgaaaatcgaaaatttgacgaaaatcgaaaattcgagTTCTGTCTTCAAATGAGACTATTGCGGAAGCGACACCAGAGACGAAAGCGAAGTTGAATTCTAAACACCCTCATGATGAGGAAGTAGACGCTGAGTTTTCTAACGCGGTTAAGCTTAAGTTTACCCAAGTTGAAGAAGTAATTGAAGCGATTAGGGACTTTCCATTGAGTTCTTCTAGTGGACTTGATGGATTGCGTCCTCGCCATCTAAAGGATTTGACTTCGTTTACTTGCGGCGAGTCAGCCAAAAAGTTATTGAAAGCAATAGCTTCTTTTTCAGATTTGGCTAAATCTGGTAAGATATGCGAGGATgttctttcgattttttatgGAGCTTCTTTATTAGCTTTTGATAAGAAGAAGGTAGATGTTAGACCGATCGCTGTAGGTATTACTTGGAGACGTGTATCAGGGAAAATAGTTTGTTATCACATCAGAGATGAATTAGCGAAAGTTTTAGCTCCAATCCAGATAGGTTTTGGGGTGAAAGGGGGCGCTGAAGCTCTTATCCATGCGGTTAGGTGTTTCGCTACAGCGGAACACGAAAGAGCTATGGCTATAATCAAGTTTGATTTTAAGAATGCTTTCAACATGTTATTTAGGAAATTGCTTTTGTCTGAAGTAGAAGAGATCTGTCCAGAGATGTCTCCAATGGTAAGACAAGCTTATAGTCGTTATTCCAATTTGATCTACGACGAGGAGATCTTTCTGTCGAGTAGAGGCGTGCAGCAAGGCGATCCTTTAGGTCCACCTGCTTTTTGCATAGGGATAATGAAGATGACTCATTCTTTAGTTTCGAAGTTAAATGGTTGGTATCTCGATGACGGGACAATAGGTGACGAACTAGAAGCTCTCTTGTCAGATATTAGAAGAATATTAGACTTTTGTGAGCATTCAGGGATGGAGTTGAACGCCGAAAAGTGCGAGGTATTTTTCGTGAATGCAGACGAGGAAGAAAGGATGTATAGTGAGATATCAAGTCTTTTACCAGGCATTCGTAAAGTTGACAAAACT
The sequence above is a segment of the Bradysia coprophila strain Holo2 unplaced genomic scaffold, BU_Bcop_v1 contig_70, whole genome shotgun sequence genome. Coding sequences within it:
- the LOC119083724 gene encoding E3 ubiquitin-protein ligase RNF185-like isoform X2; the protein is MASPSTSTSPLNPSSVTATMETEPSPTTSTESEPSEKSKTDGDDKKDDSIFECNICLDTAKDAVVSLCGHLFCWPCLHQWLETRPTRQLCPVCKAAISKEKVIPLYGRGSTNQQDPRTKVPPRPAGQRVEPEPQPGFQGFGFGDSSFSMSFGIGAFPFGFFTQTFNIGEPRAPFSGTAQLEDEQFVSKLFLWVALLFLSWLVLS
- the LOC119083724 gene encoding E3 ubiquitin-protein ligase RNF185-like isoform X1; translation: MASPSTSTSPLNPSSVTATMETEPSPTTSTESEPSEKSKTDGDDKKDDSIFECNICLDTAKDAVVSLCGHLFCWPCLHQWLETRPTRQLCPVCKAAISKEKVIPLYGRGSTNQQDPRTKVPPRPAGQRVEPEPQPGFQGFGFGDSSFSMSFGIGAFPFGFFTQTFNIGEPRAPSVSGTAQLEDEQFVSKLFLWVALLFLSWLVLS